The genomic DNA GGCTCCAGCAGCAGCGCCACGCCGGTGAATGACTGGCGGAAGCGCTCCCGGGACACGACGCGCCGGCCCTGCGCCGGATCGAGCAGGTGGATGCCCTCGCGCCCCAGCCGCTCGAAGACGACGAAGTGGGAGAACCGCCAGTGGAGGATGCTCCCGGCGGGAAGGTACCGCAGCGCCTCGTCGTCGATGGACACGCCGCGTCCACGGAGCCCGAAGGTACGGGCGGTGCGCAGGATGTCGAGCGCCGACACCCCGTCGCGCGCCGCTCCCATCGCCTGGCGCACCTCCTCCAGCCGCACCTGCCTGCCCTCGTAGCCGAGCACCATGGCGAGGCAGGCCGCGCCACATTCGATCTCCGTGAGCTGCCGCACGAGCGGAATGCGGCGCTCGCGGCCCTTGTCGTGGAGGTCGCGGAGGGCCGGATAGCGCTCCGTGAGTCCTGGCGGCTGACGGGCCTCAGTTCCCATGGCTCAAGGCTCCCTTCAGGCCGGGGATGAGCGTGACGAGGATTCGCTCCGTGCTCACGCGCGTCTCTGCCCGGGCCAGCATCCCGTCGAAGTAGTCGAACGTCTTGCCCCCGAGCGTGAAGGTGGGCGAGTCGATACGCGCCCGCACCAGCACCATGGGACCCGAGAGTGCCACGGCATCCGCGCTGTCCGCACCCAGGTAGCGGCGCACCTCGTTGGGCCCGAGGATCTGCTCTCCCACCGAGTCGATGGTGAGCGTCAGGTACTCGTGGCTGAAGCCATTCAGCTCCACGCGCAGGGACCGGCCTGGCACGAGCCTTGGCCGATAGCCTCCGGGCAGCAAGGCCACCAGGGAGACGTGGACGTGGTCCCCCCGCACCGACACCACGCTCTCTCCCGGGTTGACGTACTGCCCGGGCCGCACGCGCAGGGCGCTCACGATCCCCGCCCGTGGCGCCCTCAACGTCCGGGCCCGCTGGCGCGCCTGGGCCAGCTCCCGCTCCGCGCGCAGCGACGTGAGGGCCTGGCGCGCGGCCTCGTCCGAGGGACGTTGCAGCACCCGGACGAGCTGTAGCTCGAACTCGCGTTGGATCCGCTCCAGGGTGGCCGTCTCCTCCTGGGTGAGGAAGCTCACCAGCTCCTGTCCGGCCTCCACCCGCTGCCCGGCCTTCACGTCCACGGCGGCGACGATGCCCGGCGTCTGGGAGGTGAGATCGTCGCGGCCCTCGAGTCTCACCACGGCGGGCCCGGAGGCGTACTCGGGCAGGGTTCCGAGCAGGCAGAAGAGGAGGGCGGAGGCGGCCAGGGAGACCAGCACCCAGTACGTCCACCGGGTCCACCTGGGCGAGAGGCGCAGGACCTCTCCGTCTCCGTGCGTGCCCTCGTGATGGCGCAGGGCTTCCTCGCGGAAGAACGGCGTGCGTTGCGTGGCCTGCATGGCTAGGGGCCGCCCCCCGCCGACGCCTGCTCCAGCACGGGCCGGACGTTGACGACCATGCCCGCGGACACGTCGGCCGGAGGAGGAGAGGAGAAGGCGGCGAGGGCGAAGACCAGGCGGGCCGCGGCATCCACCTCGGGAGCGATGCTCTCCACGGTCCCTCCGAGCGAGTGCGCCCCCTGGAGGACCTTCACCTCCACGGGGGAGCCCGGGCGCAGTTGCCGCGCCGCGTCCTCGGGGACGGCGAAGCGCACTTTCCAGCCTCGGGTGTCGAGCAGCCGCAACACGGGCTGTCCCGCGGCGAGCCGGGCCCCTGGACCACTCAGCTTCGAGGCCACCACACCCGAGAAGGGCGCCACGAGCGTGGCGTCATCGAGGTGCTGCCGCAACTCGGAGGCCTGGGCCCGCCGCTCCAGGGTCCGCGCCTGGGCAACCCGGAGCCGAGAGTGGGCGTCGCTCTCCGCGTAGCGCACCGTGTCCAGTTCCTCCTGGGAGTAGACGCCCAGCGCCAACGAGCGGGGCGTGAAGTAGCGGACTCGCCGGGCATGGGCCTCGGAGAGGGCGAGCGCGGCGGCCCGTCCCTCGGCGCG from Melittangium boletus DSM 14713 includes the following:
- a CDS encoding efflux RND transporter periplasmic adaptor subunit, which translates into the protein MQATQRTPFFREEALRHHEGTHGDGEVLRLSPRWTRWTYWVLVSLAASALLFCLLGTLPEYASGPAVVRLEGRDDLTSQTPGIVAAVDVKAGQRVEAGQELVSFLTQEETATLERIQREFELQLVRVLQRPSDEAARQALTSLRAERELAQARQRARTLRAPRAGIVSALRVRPGQYVNPGESVVSVRGDHVHVSLVALLPGGYRPRLVPGRSLRVELNGFSHEYLTLTIDSVGEQILGPNEVRRYLGADSADAVALSGPMVLVRARIDSPTFTLGGKTFDYFDGMLARAETRVSTERILVTLIPGLKGALSHGN
- a CDS encoding efflux RND transporter periplasmic adaptor subunit, which encodes MRRWVWTMTVGGLLACLGTPAHARTHEEPFLGVVIPQEEVDVSSRVDSRLERLEVEVGESVHAGQVLARLDTRAPRQELAAAEAALEGSRAEGRAAALALSEAHARRVRYFTPRSLALGVYSQEELDTVRYAESDAHSRLRVAQARTLERRAQASELRQHLDDATLVAPFSGVVASKLSGPGARLAAGQPVLRLLDTRGWKVRFAVPEDAARQLRPGSPVEVKVLQGAHSLGGTVESIAPEVDAAARLVFALAAFSSPPPADVSAGMVVNVRPVLEQASAGGGP